DNA sequence from the Entomomonas asaccharolytica genome:
TTGGCTAAAACACATGATTCCCCATTTTAAAGACCCCAAAATTGCTATTGTGCAGTCTCCGCAAGACTATTATGACGAGAATGATAGTTTATTTAAAAAGCTCTGCTACGCTGAATACAAAGGGTTCTTTCATATTGGTATGATAACCCGTAATGAGCGGGATGCTATTATTGAACATGGCACCATGACTATGGTACGTCGCACAGTATTAGATGAATTAAAATGGGCCGATTGGTGTATCACTGAAGATGCTGAACTAGGTCTACGGGTATTTGAAAAAGGCTTATCTGCCGCTTACTGTGAACAAAGTTATGGTAAAGGTTTAATGCCTGATACCTTTATGGACTTTAAGAAACAACGTTTCAGATGGGCCTATGGTGCTATTCAAATTATTAAACACCATTTTAAAACCTTAGTATTTGGTAAAACGAAAGATGGTAAGCGTCTTAGTAAAGGTCAACGCTATCATTTTATAGCAGGTTGGTTACCTTGGATTGCGGATAGTATGAATATCTTCTTTATCCTTGGGTCATTATTATGGTCTTCTGCCATGATTATTAGACCACAACAATTTGACCCACCTTTAATCATCTTTGCACTACCGCCATTAGCCTTATTCTTCTTTAAGGTAGGTAAAATTATTTTCCTTTATAAGAAGGTGATTGGTGTTAACTATAAAGATGCTTTTTTTGCTGCATTAACAGGGCTTTCTCTTTCTCATACCATTGCGAAAGCTGTGCTTTATGGCTTTTTTACAAAAAGTATACCTTTCTTCCGTACACCTAAAATGCGCAGTAACCATGGTTTTTTAGTGGCATTTAGTGAAGCACGAGAAGAAGTGTTTATTATGTTACTACTATGGGTTGCAGTGGCAGGTATATTATTAACCCAAGAATCCCTTGCTTTTGATGTAATGCTTTGGATTATTACTCTCTCTGTACAATCTTTGCCTTATTTAGCTGCCATGGTTATGGCTATGGTGTCATCACTTAAACCTAATAAACAAATGATGATGTCTGCTATTAAGACTCACTAAATCATAAAGCGGTTTCAGTTCTTCTAAAACCGCTTAAGCTATCTAACTACTCAGCGAAACTAATTATTAGGATTAAAGTCACCCCATAATTGCTGAGCAATAGAGAGTATTACGATGGGGGCTGTTTCTGTGCGTAATACCCTACTGCCTAAATGTACTTGCTGAAACTCATACTGTTGCGCTAATGCTATTTCTTCATCGGTAAAGCCACCCTCTGGACCAATTAATAAAGCCAATGAAGAAGGCTTTTGATAATTTCCCATAGGCTCAGCGATTAAATGAAGCATTAATTTTAGATCAGCTTGAACATTTGCTACCCATTCACTAACCGATATTGGTGGATTAATAGTAGGTATTTTAGAGCGTCCTGATTGCTCACAAGCACTGATGGCAACTTGTTGCCAATGTGTCATTCGCTTATCTGTTCTGTCTTCATTTAAACGCACTTCACAACGATCAGTAAATAATGGTGTAATTTCACTAACACCCAGTTCAGTGGCTTTTTGTATCACAAAATCCATTTTCTCGCCACGTGCTAACCCTTGCCCTAAATGAGTATACAGTGGTGACTCACCTAGCCCTGTTAACTGCTTGGTTAAGTTAACCACTAAACTCTTTTTAGTAATCTGGCTAATAGTCCCTAAAAACTCTAAACCAGAACCATCAAATAATTGCACAGGATCATTAACCGACAGACGTAATACTCGCCCCATATAATGAGCTAAATAAGCAGGAACTTCATGCTCCCCTAACTGTAATGGCGTGTTTACAAAAAAACGAGATAATCTCATTTGGTATTTTTTTCCAACTGATTTAAGCGCTGATTAATCGCTGTTTCAAGACCTGCTGCATCTAAGCCACAGTCAGCTAACATACTGGCTGGCGTAGCATGTTCTATATAAATATCAGGTAAACCTAGTTGCAATACGGATTTTAAACAATTTTCTTTTAATAACAATTCAGTTACCGCAGAGCCAGCACCACCCATAATACTGTTTTCTTCAATGGTTACTAATAATTCATGATTATTAGCCATTACTAAGACTAATGCTTCATCCAATGGTTTTACAAAGCGCATATCAACCACGGTATAGTTTAACTTTTCTGCAACCTTCATCGCCTCAGCTAACTGCACACCGAACACTAATAAGGCAACTTTTTCACCTTGACGACGCACCACGGCTTTACCTATTTCAACGGCTAATAAATCATTTTCTACCGTAGCATTAGGCCCCGTTCCCCGTGGATAACGCACAGCCGCAGGGCCATTGTATAAATAACCTGTTGTTAGTAATTTACGTAGTTCATTTTCATCACTAGGGGTCATAATAACCATACTAGGGATACAACGTAGATAAGTTAAATCAAAGCTACCTGCATGGGTTGGACCATCTTCCCCCACTAACCCTGCACGATCTAGGGCAAATAGCACATCAAGATTTTGAATGGCTACATCATGGATTAGTTGATCGTAAGCCCGTTGTAAAAATGTTGAATAGATAGCCACCACAGGCTTCAAGCCATCACAGGCCATGCCTGCAGCTAAAGTCACTGCATGTTGTTCAGCAATAGCCACATCAAAATAACGTTTAGGGTAGCGTTCACTGAATGCCACTAAATCAGAGCCTTCTTTCATGGCAGGGGTAATAGCCACTAATCGCTCGTCTTGAGCTGCCATATCACAAAGCCATTGCCCGAATATATTAGAATATTTAGGAGCTGTTTGTTTTTTGGGTGGTGCATCTAGCGGTTCTAATTTACTAATAGCATGGTAAGCTGTTGGGCTTTCCTCAGCAGGCGCAAACCCCTTACCCTTTTTAGTCACCACGTGTAGAAATTGTGGCCCTGATAAACTACGCATATTACGCAAAGTAGCCACTAACGTGGGTAAATCATGGCCATCTATTGGGCCAATATAATTCCAACCCAAAGCTTCAAATAATGTGGTAGGTGCTATAATACCTTTTGCATATTCTTCAGCTAACCGTGCAATTGTCCACGCTCCAGGCAGATGGGAGAGTAATTTTTTACTGTTATCACGGACATGGCGATAAGCTTGACTAGAAAGTATTTTCGCTAAATGGTTAGACAGGCCACCAATATTATCAGAAATAGACATGTCATTATCGTTCAACACCACCAACATATCTGCATCAACCACAGCCGCATGATTTAAAGCCTCAAAAGCCATACCTGCGGTTAGCGCACCATCACCAATAATAGCAACGCTCTTTTTATGATTATTTTGTAATCTGGCGGCAATGGCCATGCCTAAGGCAGCACTGATAGAAGTGCTTGAATGGCCTACACCAAAACTATCATATTCACTTTCTGCGCGACGTGGAAAGGCTGCGAGACCATCCTTTTGTCGTAAAGTAGCCATTTGTTCACGACGCCCAGTGAGAATTTTATGAGGATAGGCTTGATGGCCTACATCCCAAATTAAATTATCCTCAGGTGTATCATAAACATAGTGTAAGGCAATGGTTAATTCGATCACCCCAAGACCAGCACCAAAATGGCCGCCCGTTTGGCCTACTGTATACAATAAGAATTCACGTAACTCATCCGCTAGTACAGCCAATTCCGCTTCACTTAGGTAACGAAGTTGTTTTGGTGTATCAATGCGATCAAGTAACGGAGTTACTGGTCGTTCTCTCGGTATATCGTAAAAAGTTTTAACCATTAGTAATATTCATTTTTTGTATTCAAGCAGAGCATTTTACCTGATTGCGCCCCGTGTCAAAATAGCTAATTATTTTTATTAGCTATTTTTACTACATTAAATGACCTATCTGAAACTATTTATGTATAGATAATTATAATTAAAACAATGGTTATAACAAAAAATTGCTATTGATACAGCACAGTAAATACTAACCCACTATAGTCACTAATGTGTAGTTATCGTCCTTCACCAAAATAATTTTCTATTAATTCAACCATTGCTTGCATGGCTTGCTGCTCATCGTCTCCATCGGTTATTAGATGAAGCATAGTGCCCTTACTTGCCGCCAACATCATTACTGACATGATACTTTTGCCATCTACCAATGATTCAGGAGTACGTCCAACCTTAATACTACAAGCGAACCGTCCAGCTGTACCTACAAACTTAGCTGCTGCTCTAGCATGTAATCCTAATTGGTTAATAATTTCTATTTGTTTCGACTGCATGTTGTAACATTTCTCCTACAACAAATCACGATGACGGACTTGCACATTTTTTAAAGTAGCTTTTAATATTTTACCAATTTGTTCAGCCATATACACAGAGCGATGTTGCCCACCCGTACAACCAACTGCTACAGTAATATAAGACCTATTAGTAGCAGCAAAGCGCGGTAACCATTTTTCTAGAAACACTAGAATATCATTCTGCATTTCTAAAACTTCAGGTTGTTCTACTAAATAATCAATGACTGGCTGATCTGTACCTTTCAAATTTCTTAGCTCTGCCACCCAATACGGATTGGGTAGTGAACGCAAATCGAATACCCAATCAGCGTCCATAGGTATTCCTCGTTTGAATCCAAATGATTTGATCAAAAAAGCTGTACCAAGTTCAGGCTCTTCTAATAAATGGAGTTTTAAAAAGTCTTTTAATTGATAAACATTTAATTGGCTAGTATCAACATGTAAGGTAGCCAAATTAATGATTGGAGCTAATAATTTAGACTCTTCATCAATCGCTTCTGCTAAGGAACGGGTGGCTGTAGTTAATGGGTGACGGCGGCGAGTTTCTGAAAAACGGCTAATTAATATGTCATCTTTAGCATCTAAATATACTAAATCACATTGAATATATTTCGCACTGAGTCGTTCAAAAATACTGGGGAAGTTTTCGATTTGTCTCGGTAAGCTTCGTGCGTCAATTGAAACAGCGATCTTTGGTTGTATTATCTCTGTTTGTAATAACGCTTGTTCAATAGCTGTTGTAAATAAGCTAGCAGGTAGATTATCAATGCAATAAAAACCATTGTCTTCTAATAAATGAAGCGCTGTAGTTTTACCTGAACCTGAACGACCACTTACAATAACAAGACGCATAACTTAACCTATGTATTACCTACCCCATTAACAATTATTTGATAAAGCTGCTGATTATCCGTAGTAGCTCTTATTTGCTTACATAACTCGCTATTACTTAATAATTCAGCAATTTGTTTAAGTAATTGTAAATGTTCATCCGTTGCCTCTGCTGGCACAACTAAGCCTATCAAAATATCTACTGGCTGATCATCAACTGCATCAAAATCTATACCTGTCGCTAATTTCATTATAGCAACTATCGGCTCTTCACAACTTTCCATACGACAATGGGGAATAGCTACACCATTACCAAAACCTGTAGTGCCAAGCCTTTCCCGATCTATTAGTTGGTCAAAAACCTGTTGCTCATCTACACTAGCACAAGTGGCTGCTACTGTTTTTGCTATTACTTCTAATGCACGTTTTTTACTGGTTACATTAACATCAACTAACACTTGTGCAGGTGTTAGAAATTCTTTTAGTTGCATCATATAAAATACTACATTACCAATTATTATTTAATTAAACATAACAGTTTAAATAAATAGTTGCGGAGAATACATCAATTTTTATAGACAACTTTTAATCATAAAAATTCTTTAGCTTTTTAAGGGTATATATTAAAGCAAAACTAAATACAATAACTAATACTATATATAAACCTTTGTCTCGAAAATCACTCACCACACTAAAGAAAATAAATAGCAAAATGGTTATTAGTAAAACAAAACTAAGCAACCAATAAACATACCGTGCATAATGAGGGCGCTCAGTATCTGTATTAAAAACAGCTATTTCGCCACCTTCAGCAGCCTCATAACTATCTATCTCAAATTCTGTATCAATACAATTTCTTTTTAAAAAGCTAATAAAGTATTTATCTGCTGTACCCAATAGCATAGGAACAGCATAAGCAAATACAGTTCCTAATATAACCGTTGTAATTACTTGATCAGCTTTACTACTGCTATTGCATAGCATATAAAATTGAACAAAAAAGAAACAAGCAATAACCAACCATATTATTTTTGTAATTGGTTTAATAGCATCACTTTTTATTAGACTAAAAGATAAATATATTAGGAAACTTAACGAACAAAGAAATAATAGAAATTGAACAAAATTAATGGAAAGTAAATAAATTAATAGAGGCAACAAACATAAGGTTATAACTAAACTACTGACTGTAACAAGCTGAAGTTTGGTTTCATAATCTGTCACTTTTTTCTTGTACATCTTATGTTCAAACCTCAGCTTTGTATAAACTATCTAGTGTTTTTGATGTTTTTCTTTAAATTTAATTAATTGACGATCTAACTTATCAACTAATGCATCAATGGCAGCATACATATCTGTATTTTCCGCACCAGCAACCACCTCACCACCAGCTAACTGAAGCGTTGCATCAACCTTTTGATTCAACTTTTCAACACTCATAATCACTTGCGCACTCGTAATTTTATCAAAGTGTCGTTCAAGACGAGCAAACTTTTCATCAATATAGTTGCGTAGTGCGTCGGTAACATCAAGTTGGTGACCACTAATGTTAATTTGCATAAATTTCTCCTTAACATTTTTAATTACTTATACCCACGTTAGGCATAAGGTAAGTTGCCTTGGATTGGCAATTCTTTATATTAATCGCTTACGTTCACTAGATGAACCAATACCTAACGCCTCACGGTATTTAGCTACGGTTCTTCTGGCTACCTGTATCCCCTGATCCTCAAGCATCGTAGTTAGTTTACTATCGCTTAAAGGTTTTTTCGGATCCTCTGCCGCTATTAGTTTCTTAATCATAGCGCGAATAGCTGTTGATGAACACTCCCCACCCTCAGAAGTACTGACATGACTTGAAAAAAAGTATTTCAATTCATAAATACCACGAGGAGTATACATATATTTCTGAGTAGTTACCCGTGAAATAGTAGATTCATGCATGCCTACCGCTTCAGCCACTGATGAAAGAATGAGTGGTTTCATTGCCTCTTCACCATACTCTAAAAAGCCACGTTGATGTTCAACTATTTGCGTGGCTACTTTCATTAAAGTCTCATTACGACTTTGCAAACTCTTTATAAACCAACGGGCTTCTTGTAATTGGTTCTTTAAAAACGTATTGTCTGAACTATTATTGGCGCGCTGTACATAACTAGCGTATTGAGGATTAACCCGCAGCTTTGGAATAGCTTCTTGGTTTAGCTCAACCATCCAATGATCCCGCTCTTTTCGCACGATAATATCTGGCACAATATATTCTGGCTCTTTCGACTCAATTTGTGCCCCTGGTTTAGGATTAAGATGTTGAATAAGCATCACTATTTGCTTTAATTCATCTTCCTTAATCTTCATGGTACGCATTAATTGGCTATAGTCCTTAGAACCTAATAAATCTAAGTGATTTGCAACTAATTCAACCGCTTGTTGGTAATAAGCATGGTCATCAAATAACCCTTTTAATTGCAGTAATAGGCACTCTTTTAAATCTCTGGCGGCAATACCTAGCGGATCAAACTGTTGAATGCAATGAAGTACCATTTCCACTTCATCAAAGTCGGTATCCAATGATTCATCTAAACCTTGATGAATTTCCTGTAAAGACTCTTCTAAATAGCCATCTTCATTAATGCAATCGATAATATTAACCGCAATGGTTTTATCTTTATCACTCATATGGGCAACATTGAGCTGCCATAATAGGTGGCTTTGCAGGGTTTCACCTACAGAGGTATAACTAGTAAAATCAGCCTCGTCATCATCACCGTGGGAATGGCTAACATTACTTTGATAGATATCATCCCAATCAGTATCTACGGGTAGTTCTTCAGGAATCACATCAGTTGCTACTGTATCCTTTTCTGGCTCGTTAACTGCCACCTCATGATTATCTTTAAAACTAATTTCCTGACTGGTTGGATTGACTAAAACGTCTTCCTCACCTAATAAATTATTATCATCGAAATCCTCGCCTGCTTCTTGTTGTTCTAACATGGAGTTTGACTCCAATATCTCCTGGATTTCCTGTTGTAAATCTACAGTAGACAATTGCAAAAGCCTAATGGCTTGTTGCAACTGTGGAGTCATCGACAGTTGCTGTCCTATCTTTAGCGTTAACGATGGCTTCATAACAAATTAATATCTCTTTTATACTTTTAAGCAAATTATATGCCTGTTTTTTTATTCTTCAAATAATAACATGCTTGAAAAATGAAACAACCAGCATAATAAAAATAACTTTGATGCATCTATTTAAAATATATAGTAGTATAAATAGTTATATTCAATCCCTTCTTTTAACCTTATTGTTATTTATCTATTAATCATGCTTAAAGTAGATTTTTATAACCTACCCACTGCTACTATAGACGATTGTTTATTATTCAGTTGTCGTCTTATCAATAAAGCATGGTCACAGTTGGGTAATATCTATGTTCATTGTCAAAATGAACAACAACGACAACAATTAAATCAATTATTGTGGCAATTTAAAGCTGATAGCTTTATTCCTCATGATTTATTAGAGGATAATCCTAGTAGTCCCATTACATTAGGACTCGAAACATTAGATTATCAAACTATTCAGTACCCATTGTTAATTAATTTAAGTTTTGAAATACCAAAGCACCACCAACAATTTACACGTATCGCTGAGTTTGTAATTGATGACTCTATGCTAAAAGATAAAGCACGAGCCAATTATCGCTTTTATAATACTGCCCAATATAATGTACAGTATCACAACCTCAGTAAAATTTAAGACTGCCAAATCACTGAAGGATTAATATCTGCTAAGGTACGACAACCTGTTAGCACCATTGCCGCCTCTAGCTCTGCCCGCAATATATTTATTAAATGTACAACACCTACTGCACCTGCTACTGCTAAGGCATAGATATAGGGTCTACCCACTAATACTGCATTTGCTCCTAAGGCCAGCGCTTTTAAAATATCCGTACCGCGACGAATACCACCATCCATAAGGATGGGTACTCTACCCGCCACATGTTCTGCTATTCTTGGAAGAAGTTCAATTGCAGCAGGCAACGTATCTAATACACGCCCACCATGATTAGAAATAATCAACCCATTAACACCTAACTGAATAGCTTGTTCTGCATCCGCTACAGAGGTGACTCCTTTCAGTAATATGGGCAAAGAGGTGATTGATTGTAACCACTCTATATCTTGCCATGTAGGTACACTAGCAAGCTGACCAGAAAATAGGGGGCTTTCTAACAAATTAGCGGTGTTATTTACCACATGCATTCCCTCTAAATTTACTGAAGATACGCCTTGTGGTAATCGAAAATTAACTCGCTGCTCACGATTGCGTACCCCACTAATAGGTGCATCAACCGTCAATACTAAAGCCTTATAACCTGCTAACTCAGCACGTTTTACTAATTCGGCAGTAAAAGTTCGATCAGCTTGGATATAAAGTTGAAACCATAAGGGTTTAGTGGCTTGTTCAGCTAACTCTTCTAATAAAGTACTTGCCATTGTACTTACCACCATCCCAGCACCTATTGCAGAAGCTGCTTGCATGGTAGCCAATTCACCATCCTTATGAAATAACTTTTGCCATGCCACAGGTGCTAAAAGAATAGGAAATGGTAAGGTATTACCTAATAAAGTAAGTTTAGTGTTAGCCCCTTCAAAATTATTTAGCACCCTGCCTTGTAATTGGATGCGCTGAAATGCTTGCTTATTCCATTCAAGCGTAAGCTCATCACCACTACCCCCTACTAAATAACTCCATGCAATATGATCGATGACTTTAGCTGCACTTTTTTCATAATCTTCTACTGAGAATAACTGTGGCGGTATGATCGAATAAGGCATAAATGCTCCCATTATTTCCTATAAAGTAGCTAGCGACTATTACCTTGATTGGTTAACTGCTCAAATAAAATCTGTTGCGCTGATTTAGGTATTTGATTACCTGTTGGTATGGAGCGAATATAACTACCATCGCTCTGTAAAATCCAACTGTGGGTATTATCACTTAAATAAATATCTAACTCTTTCTTAACCCGAGTGGTTAACTTCTTGCCCTCGATGGGGAAACAGGTTTCTACCCGCATATCCAAATTGCGCTCCATCCAATCTGCACTGGATAAATAGATTTTCTCCTCACCACCATTATAAAAATAAAACACGCGGCTATGCTCAAGGAAACGACCAATAATTGAACGCACCTGAATATTTTCAGAAACACCTACTATTCCTGGTCTTAAACAACACTTACCACGAATAATTAAGTCTATCTTCACCCCAGCCTGACTGGCTTTATAAAGTGCTCGAATCATTTTAGTATCAGTTAGCCCATTGATTTTTAAAATAATACGAGCAGGCAACCCCTTACTTGCAGCAGCCGCTTCACGATTAATCATTTCTAATAAGTTTTTCTTCAAGGTAAATGGCGAATAAAGTAATTTTTTCATCCGCTGTGTTTTACCCATACCGATTAGTTGACCAAATAATTTATGTAAATCTTCACATAACGCCACATCAGCCGTTAATAAACTATAGTCTGTATATAACTTGGCATTACCTGCATGATAGTTACCCGTACCTAAATGAGCATAACGCCGTAACTCTTCTCCTTCACGACGTAAAATTAAACACATCTTCGCATGGGTTTTAAAGCCTACTACACCATAGGTTACAATAGCACCCGCTTCTTGTAGACGGGTAGCCAATTGTAAATTTGATTCCTCATCAAAACGGGCACGCAATTCAATAACAGCAGTCACTTCTTTACCATTACGAGCCGCTTCCACCAAACCATCTACCACCTCAGAATTTGCTCCTGTACGGTATAAGGTTTGTTTAATGGCTAACACATTTGGGTCTTTTGCCGCTTGCCTTACAAAATCAACCACAGGTGTAAAAGATTCATAAGGATGCAGCAATAGCACATCTATCTTTGATAAGGTAGCAAACAAATTATCTTTCTTTTTCTGTAAAACTCTGGGAATAACAGGTGAAAAAGGTTTGGATTGCAAATCTGGATGGCCTGCTAAACCAGTAATACTAAACAGTCGCGTTAAGTTTACAGGACCATTAACTTTATATAGTTCCTCTTTAGAAAGGCTAAATTGTTCACTTAAATAATTAGATAAATGCTCAGGACAAGCATCCACTACTTCTAAGCGTACGGCATCACCATAACGACGGGAAAACAACTCACCTTTTAATGCGCGGGCTAAATCTTCTACATCCTCAGCATCGACGGATAAATCAGCATTACGGGTTAATCTAAATTGATAACAGCCTTTTACCTGCATACCTGGGAATAAATCATCTGCATGGGCATGAATCAAAGAAGATAAAAACACAAAATTATCACCTGCTCCACCCACTGATTCAGGAATTCTAACAATTCTAGGCAGTGATCGAGGTGCAGGAATAATGGCTAACCCTGAACTACGACCAAACATATCCGTGCCTTCTAGCTCCACAATAAAGTTTAGGCTTTTGTTCACTAACAGCGGAAACGGGTGGGTAGGATCTAACCCAATCGGGCTAACAATGGGGGCAATCTCTTCTTTAAAAAACTTACGCGCCCACGCTTTAATTTTTGTATTCCAATGACGCCGACGAATAAACCGAATATTCTGTTCTGCTAAAGCAGGCAGTAAAACCTCATTAAGAATGCGATACTGACGCTCTACTTGTTGATGCACAACCGTGTTTAGTTGTTTTAACACTTGCCGAGGCAATAACCCATCCGCACCAATTTGTTCACGAGAAAACTTGACCTGCTTTTTCAGACCCGCAACACGGATCTCAAAAAACTCATCTAAGTTACTGGAAAAAATTAATAAAAATTTTAAGCGTTCTAACAGTGGATACGTCTCATCCAACGATTGTTCTAGTACGCGTATATTAAACTCTAACAGTGAAAATTCGCGATTTAAATACAAACTATAATCGTCAAGATTAATGGATGTTCCTTCCTGATTAGCAGGCTCAATTACTCCATCAACAATCTCAACAACTTTTGCTTCCACCATTTCTTGATTCTTTTTATCTTTGGTACTCATCACTATTTCCAACCTTTTCAGAAATATTAACTATTTTTTAGTTGCTTAGCGGCGTATTTAGCAAAATAAGTTAAAATTCCATCAGCTCCCGCTCGTTTAAAGCCTACTAACGTTTCCATAATAATACTTTCTGACAGCCAACCATTATTAATAGCCGCCATCTGCATGGCGTATTCACCACTTACTTGATATACAAAGGTAGGCACTTTAAAAGCCTGTTTTACCCGATACACAATATCAAGATAAGGAGTGCCTGGTTTAATCATTACCATATCCGCACCCTCTGCCAAATCAAGGGCAATTTCATGCAATGCTTCGTCACTATTAGCAGGGTCCATTTGATAATTAAACTTATTGGATTTTCCTAAATTACCACTTGAGCCTAATGCATCACGAAATGGCCCATAATAAGCACTGGCATATTTAGCTGAATACGCCATCAATCTTGTGGTATGGAGTTCTGCAACTTCAAAAGCTTCTCGAATGGCTTGAATACGACCATCCATCATATCGGAGGGTGAAATAATCTGTGCGCCCGCTTCAGCATGAGATAAACTTTGTTTAACCAATGCCTCGATGGTTACATCATTAATCACATAGCCATTTGTATCAATAATACCATCTTGACCATGGGTGGTATAAGGGTCTAGCGCCACATCCGTGATAACGCCCAATTCAGGTACATTTTGTCTTAAAGCGCGAATAGTACGTTGAATTAATCCATCGGGATTCCAAGCTTCACGCCCATCCTCTGTTTTTTTGCTAGGGTCTATCACGGGGAATAAGTCAATGGCGGGAATACCTAATGCCACTAACTCTTCAGCTTCTTTTAACAACTCATCAATGGATAGCCTTTGCACATTTGGCATAGAAGACACATCTTCACGGTAACTTTTTCCTTCCGTAACAAACACTGGCAAGATTAAATCATTAGCCGTTAATTGATGTTCACAGACTAATCGTCTTGAAAAATCATCAAAGCGATTACGGCGTAATCTAGTAGCTGGAAATAATCGGTTGGAATAAGAAAAAGACACCTCTGCCTCCTAATCAGTGAAATTTCTTCGATTATACGCTTAATTTAGCAAATTAATGCATAATCCTCTTATTATTCTACTTCAATCTGTTGTATTCTGTAGGGAATTAAATATTTTTAAATACTTTATGAACAATAGGTTAGATTTTGTCACGATTTATCTTACAATACCATAGGACTTTTTTGTTTATACTGGTAAGTTATAACCTATTATTATTCACAATAAGATCATCATATGATGGAACAACTGCTTAACGATTATGGCTATGTAGCCTTATTTATAGGAACGTTTTTAGAAGGTGAAACCATTCTCGTGTTAGCTGGTATTGCGGCAGCTCACGAATTTTTAGACTTAAAAACAGTTATTATTGTAGCTTTTATAGGCAGTTATTGTGGCGAT
Encoded proteins:
- a CDS encoding 16S rRNA (uracil(1498)-N(3))-methyltransferase, which encodes MRLSRFFVNTPLQLGEHEVPAYLAHYMGRVLRLSVNDPVQLFDGSGLEFLGTISQITKKSLVVNLTKQLTGLGESPLYTHLGQGLARGEKMDFVIQKATELGVSEITPLFTDRCEVRLNEDRTDKRMTHWQQVAISACEQSGRSKIPTINPPISVSEWVANVQADLKLMLHLIAEPMGNYQKPSSLALLIGPEGGFTDEEIALAQQYEFQQVHLGSRVLRTETAPIVILSIAQQLWGDFNPNN
- the dxs gene encoding 1-deoxy-D-xylulose-5-phosphate synthase; this encodes MVKTFYDIPRERPVTPLLDRIDTPKQLRYLSEAELAVLADELREFLLYTVGQTGGHFGAGLGVIELTIALHYVYDTPEDNLIWDVGHQAYPHKILTGRREQMATLRQKDGLAAFPRRAESEYDSFGVGHSSTSISAALGMAIAARLQNNHKKSVAIIGDGALTAGMAFEALNHAAVVDADMLVVLNDNDMSISDNIGGLSNHLAKILSSQAYRHVRDNSKKLLSHLPGAWTIARLAEEYAKGIIAPTTLFEALGWNYIGPIDGHDLPTLVATLRNMRSLSGPQFLHVVTKKGKGFAPAEESPTAYHAISKLEPLDAPPKKQTAPKYSNIFGQWLCDMAAQDERLVAITPAMKEGSDLVAFSERYPKRYFDVAIAEQHAVTLAAGMACDGLKPVVAIYSTFLQRAYDQLIHDVAIQNLDVLFALDRAGLVGEDGPTHAGSFDLTYLRCIPSMVIMTPSDENELRKLLTTGYLYNGPAAVRYPRGTGPNATVENDLLAVEIGKAVVRRQGEKVALLVFGVQLAEAMKVAEKLNYTVVDMRFVKPLDEALVLVMANNHELLVTIEENSIMGGAGSAVTELLLKENCLKSVLQLGLPDIYIEHATPASMLADCGLDAAGLETAINQRLNQLEKNTK
- the rapZ gene encoding RNase adapter RapZ, whose product is MRLVIVSGRSGSGKTTALHLLEDNGFYCIDNLPASLFTTAIEQALLQTEIIQPKIAVSIDARSLPRQIENFPSIFERLSAKYIQCDLVYLDAKDDILISRFSETRRRHPLTTATRSLAEAIDEESKLLAPIINLATLHVDTSQLNVYQLKDFLKLHLLEEPELGTAFLIKSFGFKRGIPMDADWVFDLRSLPNPYWVAELRNLKGTDQPVIDYLVEQPEVLEMQNDILVFLEKWLPRFAATNRSYITVAVGCTGGQHRSVYMAEQIGKILKATLKNVQVRHRDLL
- a CDS encoding RNA polymerase factor sigma-54; its protein translation is MKPSLTLKIGQQLSMTPQLQQAIRLLQLSTVDLQQEIQEILESNSMLEQQEAGEDFDDNNLLGEEDVLVNPTSQEISFKDNHEVAVNEPEKDTVATDVIPEELPVDTDWDDIYQSNVSHSHGDDDEADFTSYTSVGETLQSHLLWQLNVAHMSDKDKTIAVNIIDCINEDGYLEESLQEIHQGLDESLDTDFDEVEMVLHCIQQFDPLGIAARDLKECLLLQLKGLFDDHAYYQQAVELVANHLDLLGSKDYSQLMRTMKIKEDELKQIVMLIQHLNPKPGAQIESKEPEYIVPDIIVRKERDHWMVELNQEAIPKLRVNPQYASYVQRANNSSDNTFLKNQLQEARWFIKSLQSRNETLMKVATQIVEHQRGFLEYGEEAMKPLILSSVAEAVGMHESTISRVTTQKYMYTPRGIYELKYFFSSHVSTSEGGECSSTAIRAMIKKLIAAEDPKKPLSDSKLTTMLEDQGIQVARRTVAKYREALGIGSSSERKRLI
- a CDS encoding HPr family phosphocarrier protein, yielding MQSKQIEIINQLGLHARAAAKFVGTAGRFACSIKVGRTPESLVDGKSIMSVMMLAASKGTMLHLITDGDDEQQAMQAMVELIENYFGEGR
- the ptsN gene encoding PTS IIA-like nitrogen regulatory protein PtsN, whose translation is MMQLKEFLTPAQVLVDVNVTSKKRALEVIAKTVAATCASVDEQQVFDQLIDRERLGTTGFGNGVAIPHCRMESCEEPIVAIMKLATGIDFDAVDDQPVDILIGLVVPAEATDEHLQLLKQIAELLSNSELCKQIRATTDNQQLYQIIVNGVGNT
- the hpf gene encoding ribosome hibernation-promoting factor, HPF/YfiA family; the protein is MQINISGHQLDVTDALRNYIDEKFARLERHFDKITSAQVIMSVEKLNQKVDATLQLAGGEVVAGAENTDMYAAIDALVDKLDRQLIKFKEKHQKH